The segment TGTAATTGGGAATCATTGATGGTAGAGTATCAattgtcacaaaaaaaaatcgatATACTAATCGAGTAATGTGGCGGAACTGGCATATATTGACCAACAAGGAAAATCCTTTTTCTCTTGCCtcgtcatatatatatatatatatatatatatatatcactacTTCCTGATTATCATAAAATTTAATGAACAGTACAGTTCTTCTACGAATACATTATTTATCACTATTTTTGCCACAATTAGATAAAGTAATCAGTTATGAGTGGTGgttaattatttttacattgACCTAATCATTTTTCTCTATCACTCATGATCGACCACCTaagaattgtaataaaaattgtggcaaCAATTTTCCTTGAACTTTTCCTTACCAATAATAATAGGGTCTGCTAGCTACGGTAGAGGCCAGAATACTTCAAGAAGATAGAGCAGAAAGCTCATAGAAGGATGAAGTGTTTTGGCCGGCATGCATATTTATTTCTAAATTCCTTGATTTTGTACCAAATACACAGAGACCGTGTCACGTGAAGTTAATTGTCTTATTGCAATTGCAAGGACAAAATGCTTGGCCTACCTGTCCCATTTAGCTAAACAGACTAAACCATCTGTATTATCCCACTAAATGAAGTAGCGGTTAAAGACATAACATCTCTACGACATGCTTGCCCTACTTGTTCTGTATAGTCAAAGCATGCTTAACCATTTCCTTTATCCCGTTAAATGAAGCAGGAGATGACATGTGTAAGCACATAATCAATGCTGGTGGTGGGGGCGCATCCATTGAGCTAATCTGTGATAAAAATGGTATTAAAAACCAATTATTAAGAGTTAGATTCACTACTTATAGGTCATACAATTTTTGAACAAGTAATATTGAGTTCAAACCTTATCTCTAACAAATCATGGTGGAGAGTGTTCTAGTGAGTGCTCATTCATATCGCTATCAATTCTTGGGTTTGAGACAAAATTAAGACCCAAGGCCACATGTCAATGTGGGATGCTTGTGTTTGATCCTACTAAGTATAAAGTGAATAACACCGCGAtgctactttttttatttagcaaaaaataattaaatacataaaCAAAACCTTTTTATCAGTCATcttctcatttaaaattttaaaattccacAAACTTGACCTCACTCATTAAATGTAAATGGGAGCCCTAGCACACTAGCAGAGCCAGGGGGCAGGTTGGCAATTGCCCCCAGACCTCCCCAAAAATTCCTGGATAATATGTAGTAGTTTAAGTGTGTTATAAGGAAATTTACCTTTGCACAAATTCAGAAAACCTCTATGTTTTAAGTGAAAAACAATTGTAGGCTCATATACTTTTGACTTTTCCTAGGGTCCCATTTAAAAACTTTTTCCAGAATTTTCTACTTGTCACAGCTATGTCAATTTTCACCATTCACCGCAAGTCAAGTAGTTAAAGAGTGGGTCTcacataatattaataaaataatgaacTCTAGTTTTTGGTTAACTGAAAAACAAACCTACTTGTCGATTTTAATTAGCTCACAAAGATACTTGTCGACAAATAAaagattttaaattcaaattcatcGTTAACACCAAAATTTGATTGATttcttaatataataatatgaaCAATCATTATAAAATAGATTTTACTGattaaaatcatatcatgtttgaaaaataaataaataaataaataaaacctactTTTATGTACTTGTACTCTATGTTGCACTAAAAGGGTGCCTCCACTTAAACTTTTCTTCCGGCTCTtcatatatctattttttttttaatcaatttcgAACTTTGAGTTTTGCTATAAGCCCAAATTTAACCACTTCacataatagaaaaagaaatgttGAATTTTACATCATGTTTTAAAAACATTCATGATTTTTAGTTACGTTTATCACTTTACAGGTATATTGTTATATATTCTTAAAACttttacattaatttattttaagtattcAAATTACACTTTTAAACTTGATGTATTTTGATTATTctcataatttgattgttattcactatgaattgattatttttcttttatatatattttttgcaactctttttttattaaatttatgaattgattattttaagtaataaaaatagtaattaatatttttcaaattagttcaaatttagtattatttttaatcttgCCCCATAAAGTTGAAATCCTAACTTCGTCACTGAATAGgatttttctaataattaatGTTATAGCTAGTTAATCGGTAGTGCAACCTTGTCCACAAATACCTACAAAACTAGAAAGTCCTAAGAGGCCCTAGAGGGTGTGTTGACGGGGGACCCTATGATGCGTAAGTTATTGAAGAACTTGTCTAGAGTCTAGACAAAAGAACTTTCTAAGGACTTGTGTTGTAGAGTAACGTGATCATACCATTCTTGTGGACCTCGGTTACCTTTTTATGCTTCTTTGGAGAattgtgttgtttaaataacacaacacgtaatttcataatatttttttattcacacgtattttcacaacatttaaaCAATGTTACTAAAACAACATTATCAAACAGGTCCTGAATTGCTCTACCAATataatatggtttttttttaatatttaaattactaCGTCCTGATCCCgttgtttttatatttatctcatactttttatatttatctcaTACTGATTATAAGGATGAAaaggtatttggtatcaaatgataccatgttagcggtatcaaaatccaataaatgaaagacatatatataaaaataactattcaCTAACACatgtattttatttgttaatgaaGCAGTTATTTTTTGTTGACACGTCTCAtacttattgaattttgatacaaaatacttttttgaTAGGGATAGAATCCAAAGATCTCAATGGTAGTAGGTGGAATTTATGAGATTTCCATATGGATAATTGGCTGACTTTGTTGCTTTCCCACTCAATAAAGCTTGGTCGGGCTAAGTTTCTGGCACCTCGGCCAAGTTGCCACATCACCATCTGAGTTTCCACATTACTAAAGATGTATTTGGTtcgaagaagaaaatattttccgtaTTTATGGATGTTTAGGGTaactgaaaattattttcttgttgACCGTAAAATAAAGATACTTATGGTGGAAATTGATGTAGGCTTACGTTTTCcataaacaattttatttttattaaaaaaaaaacatgtgttttaACATGTCCAAATcacgaatttttttttaatctaaaatttttattattatatatatgcttgACAGGTAAGCAAATACAATAACAAGAGGGAAGTCTATGTGAGTAGTTTGTGATGTGAGATGGGAATCTTCTTGAGAAATGAGTCTTTTATCTATGCATGAGAGCTCTGATGGTTATGGACGACTACTCACGCGGCATCCCTTTCcttatatttttacttatattttgaTAACACTTCATGACTTCAAAAATGGTCGTCAGTCGTGGATCTCATCTAAGGACTAGATGAGATAATGATCCCTGCAAAGATGAGAGAGAATGCATTAGAGTGGTGTCAGCCAATAATTCTCTGATAACTAAGTCAGAAAGCTTTTCAATATCTTTCAGAGAATAAGAATGTAATTCTATATATTTTGGGTAGCGTACCTTTCTCTTAGACTCCTAGTGTTTGATGGCTTAATTATTTATAGCTTGTTTATGTATAGTCGTTGGGTGCCTTTAATGGCACTCTAGCTACCTGAGTAATGTATATTTGAGTATAAATGGAGATTTAATTGGCTCATGATTGTTCTTCTCGCCATTGTAGTCTGTCgattatgaatttatttacttTGGTGTAATCATTGTCTTGACGCCAGTGCATTATTCTACTCTCAACACTTTTCGCAACATAAACTTTTACTAATTCGCTCAAAGCTTGCTTCTAGATTATCGGTATACCTCGGGATTTatccaaataaaaatcaatatttttcgaattgtttggatttttttgaaTTGGCAATGTTTGGTTTATGATCACAATATGCCAACAACTTGCTCTGCATTCCgcaatgtatatattttttaagttaatgaaaaaaaaaaaatgaaactcatAAAACTCAATACCAAAAGAACACTCTTAACAAAACTTGTAACATTATTATATTGTAGTACATATAACATGTTTCTGCacaaaagaattattaaaacaGAGAATTgggaaaaatacatataatcTCAACAAACacagagaaaaatgaaatttgatccAGTTGATCATTTTCAAACCTGCTCATAAACGAAGCcatgataaataataaaaggaaaaaagaaagaattgtatgactatatatatatatccatatGCATGCACactaaatttaaataaagataaaacaaTCCAAGGCGATGAGAGGATTATCAATATCCTCCAAGGGAATAGAGTCGACGTCATTCTGAGACAGTGCTTTTATAACTGCGATTTCATCTATTTTAGAACTAATTCGATGAATGCATGTCTCCCTATTCCTCAAACAAGGGCGTAGACGACTTGAATTGTTGTTAGGACTAGCTGGCCTAAGATGTTCCATCTTCACTGATGAGGAAACACTGCTAACTGAATTGGACTTAGAACCAAGCATACGCTTTGAATGACTTTCCATTGTAGTGTTATTCAAAACTCTACCATATCTATCACCATTAAATCTTCGGCTAGGAGAGGGTGACCTCAATGTTCTACTCGGTAGAGAATATGCAGCATTAGGCCTCTCGGGTTCCTTCCGAAAACTCTTCTGTCGTGTTAGAGGAGCCGGTGAGCTTGACCGAACTCTCTTCTTCTGCAGTTGAGACCCAACTACCTTCCCTCTGAGTGATTGTTTCTCCAATTCCGCGATTGCTTTTGCTAGTAAATCTGACTTTTGGACATGAGCTTTGGTGGACGCTAGCGAGCGAGCGTTTTCCCTGAGTGAATTGATGCGAACTACATGTGGATTCTCTTTGACACATGACCACAAGAAGTCATTGGAGAATGATCTATCCTTGGAGCTCAAGGCTGAAGTTGCAGTTGACAAGGATGATGTTGAGCTCGTAGTGTTACTAGTGGCACATGTAACAGAAGAAATGGAACAAGTTGAACTAGTAGgggaaggaggagaaggagAAATTTTGTTTGAGGAAGGAATAGGAATTTTGGGAGCTTGTGAGATTACAAGCTTGTCTTGGACATTGTTAAAATCTTCTAGGGAATGTTTCTTGGGTCTGCATTTGCTAATGCAAGAACCCATTTGATGGATTGTGGTTCAGATTATTCAGAAGGTAGCAACTTACAAATTTCAGTAGACAGTATAGGCATATAATAGAACAGGGGGGACCAATTTTATATTGCATttgaaaaaaaggaaggaaaaagtGGAGGGTAGCTtttgcttttcttctttttcttttcagatATATTTGAATTCGGTTGCCGGGTATGAAGTCCGTTGTATAACGGTTATGTAGTGGGAATGATGGTGGTTGCTTTATTCatgcttatcattttttttttttttggaggacgATGCTTATCAATCTTTCAAGTGACTATTGCCCTTTACCATTTACCACTGAGAAAAGAGCTATTATAgcatatttaagaaaaaaaaattagtttgtaTGGTACTAGCAATTCTGTACTAGTAATGTAAGATTTACATTACAAACTACACAAATGTGCATAATATTGTTcatatttgtttagtttatagTATGAGACTTACATTGTTGATACAATGTAAATCTATAATTACCCTTAATTTGTTTTAAAGAAAATGTGTTAATTAATTTCGAGTGAAGTAAAATAAAGAGCACATATTTTCTTAATAGTATGGTGTCActacatttaaatttttaaagaaacacTATAATTGTCTAATTTAAAagtatattattataaaattaaggcGATTCTTATCTAGAATTAATCACTAATCAGCTGGCAAAACCACAGGTTAAATGGTTgaaaattgggttaaatttttatatttgaactttTGAAACCAAGCTTCTCGCACAATGCAAAACAAGTCactttttcttaaagaaaataataaaaaattaaaaaggaagaCATAAAAACGTTCAGGTCATTCCTATACGGTACAACTTCCCCCCATGTAAAGGGTCATTATTACCCTGACTTCGAACCAtgcaagtttgaaaaaaaaggaaaataattaaataattaaataaaatcaaatgggAGCTCTGCTTCTGTGTTTCTTGCAAGTTGCAAACGCATAGAGCAGCACTATCCCACTTTCCCTTCTTTTGAAAATGGTATAACTTTAACCAATGTAAAGGCCATTTGTGTGACTATCTGACattaaaaattaacattatttgGTATGAAGGAAGTACACAACCAAACAAATTATTTGAACTTCCCCATTCTCTATTTCCAAAACTACTATTCACATACCTCTTCTAAGTATGTTTTAAGGGGTGGAGTTAGACATTGTTGGGTTTTCATGccccaaaactttaaaaaatcttttgtttATCATTTCCCTTGAGAATAATTTTGGATCTGGCCAATAATCTGACCTCcgaaatatatatacacattataTTTGGCCTCCAATCTTAGTTATTTTAGCTTCtccaattttaaatttctacCGCTGCCTTAATGGATTTGTGTTCACAACAAAGctttaattcttatttttattttaatatttgattatgttgtttaaaatataatgaTTACTCTTTTTCTTCAAGTTAAGAAATTATATGGTTTCTGTGCACTTGATCTAAGTCTTCCCTTTAATATAAGTTGGGTTCAAACACAAATCCTAGTTTATTATACCCCACAGTCAAATAAGGTGGTTAAGTAATGAGTATGTGgagtaaatttcaaatttagccCCCCCAACGTctcttattttcattttctattgcTAATCAGACTTGTTTGGAGCAACAGTGACCATTACTAAAAATGTGTTGATATATAACACATTTTAGTATAGTGACTCTGCTATTAAGCCTTTATATTTAGTTAATGTCGTGATAGATTATTTGCAATTGTTTTATACTATTTATTCAAGTTAGAAAGCGTCCTACGTATCTTTAGTGCAAATCTCAAACAAGCATTATCATATTAGTTGATATTTTCTGGTGATCTCTGCTTAAGTGCTCAACTATGAACTATCTTTTAGTTATGCTTAATGGGAAAATTGATCAGTTAGGACAAGAGAGAGGCCGCTACAAGGAGAATATGAATGAaagtagtagacttccctgttGAATTTATTCTCATCACATGCAACATACAAAAATAGTTGGTAGATTGCTGATTAATTTAGTTGTTATTTGCCCTGGTCTTTTTTGTGCTTAGCCACTTGTCAGCCATTGGATAATTGACCTTGCAAGGTCTAGGCTTATTTTGAGAGATAGAATATGAAACTTGTCAGTTTGgaaattgtttatttaatttttttgttaaaatatttttgttgaaagtgtggGTTTGAGAATTGCTTATTTCTGATAATTTGTTTGTATAATATGGgacaaaaagctaaaagttaacttattttcaaaaaactaaaaattaaattatttggaataaaattaagaacaaaaaaaaaaaaagaaaaaaaaaagagaaagaaagaaagaaaggaaagtaaAGGCAAGATTAACAGATATCAgataatttaagtaaaaaaactaacttttaaTTTGTTGCCAAACAGACACTCAACATCCACCAAAAATAGACCAACGGGAACGGGTAAATTTCTTGGGCTCGCAAAAGACACCAAGcccaaaaacaaagaaggatATGACCTTCAATTCACGGCTAGCAGTTTGAATATCAAAGCACCATCTCTATTTGTAGGAAGGGCTTTAAGCCCTTTTTTGGGCTTCAAATCAATTTGGTCCAAGATGCATTGCTTTCAATATTTTGCCTGTTGATATTGCACGAGTTGTTCAATGGAATTGTGTTACGTGGCCTAAATAAGATGTGATTTGAACGCTATTCATTCTAATTAATGTTtcgttgcttttttttttttttttaatctttgcttGTAGAATTTAGACATGCTCACAACAATTAATGTGGAAAAGTTACTATATCTGCTGGTAGAGAAAGACAAgtcaattccttttttttttttttaaggaacgTCAAttccttctttaaaaaaaaaaaaaaaaacaaaaaacaaatacatacatacaagagaaaagaaaataacctttTGCATGACTTGTTCATATCGGAAACATTTTAGGACTCTATGTTTCACCCAACTCAAGCttttaacaaatattttaaaagtttgGCATTAAATacgaaaatgaaataaaaattcattaatagaAATATGtagaagtataatttttttttttttttttataaacaaatacacacagagagagaaattaGTTTTAACACAAAGACACATCATActtcactcaaaagtcatggtaacttCTAAAGGAGAGTAgagcaagttatactacacataATACACTTTTTTAAACAATGTAAAATAAttatccattctttttttttttttttttttgagaaacaaattcaCACAACCATAATATtatttgaatgaaaaaatttgaacaaatta is part of the Quercus robur chromosome 9, dhQueRobu3.1, whole genome shotgun sequence genome and harbors:
- the LOC126700568 gene encoding uncharacterized protein LOC126700568, which codes for MGSCISKCRPKKHSLEDFNNVQDKLVISQAPKIPIPSSNKISPSPPSPTSSTCSISSVTCATSNTTSSTSSLSTATSALSSKDRSFSNDFLWSCVKENPHVVRINSLRENARSLASTKAHVQKSDLLAKAIAELEKQSLRGKVVGSQLQKKRVRSSSPAPLTRQKSFRKEPERPNAAYSLPSRTLRSPSPSRRFNGDRYGRVLNNTTMESHSKRMLGSKSNSVSSVSSSVKMEHLRPASPNNNSSRLRPCLRNRETCIHRISSKIDEIAVIKALSQNDVDSIPLEDIDNPLIALDCFIFI